A stretch of Henckelia pumila isolate YLH828 chromosome 4, ASM3356847v2, whole genome shotgun sequence DNA encodes these proteins:
- the LOC140861648 gene encoding uncharacterized protein: MTTNGVESINSRLRYDRELPIISLLDALQKVTSGWFTRYRNAANECTTSVTPSVEKILRERFILSQTMHVEELNEMEYHVTGHGHNEIVDFGSKSCTCRVFDIDRIPCVHAIEASFKAKIGCYDLCSEYYSSNTWALAYAQTVYPVPEKCDWTVNNPEFHVLPPDLKIRRGRRTTNRIPFVGEFGRRK; encoded by the coding sequence ATGACAACAAATGGGGTTGAATCGATAAATTCTAGATTACGGTATGACAGAGAGCTTCCTATCATTTCATTGCTAGATGCACTTCAAAAGGTTACTTCGGGTTGGTTTACCAGATATCGTAATGCTGCAAATGAATGCACGACATCAGTGACACCTTCTGTGGAGAAGATTCTTCGGGAAAGGTTCATTTTATCTCAGACAATGCATGTGGAAGAATTGAATGAGATGGAATATCATGTTACTGGTCATGGACACAATGAAATTgtggattttggttcaaaatCATGCACTTGCAGAGTGTTTGATATTGATAGAATTCCATGTGTACATGCTATAGAAGCAAGCTTCAAAGCCAAAATCGGATGTTATGACCTTTGTTCAGAATATTATTCATCGAATACATGGGCTCTTGCATATGCTCAAACTGTGTACCCTGTGCCTGAGAAATGTGATTGGACCGTGAATAATCCTGAATTTCATGTGTTGCCTCCAGACCTAAAAATTAGGCGTGGAAGAAGAACAACTAATAGAATTCCTTTTGTTGGGGAGTTTGGTAGACGTAAATGA